From Microtus pennsylvanicus isolate mMicPen1 chromosome 10, mMicPen1.hap1, whole genome shotgun sequence, one genomic window encodes:
- the Degs1 gene encoding sphingolipid delta(4)-desaturase DES1: protein MGSRVSREEFEWVYTDQPHTDRRREILAKYPEIKSLMKPDPNLIWIITAMLLVQLISLYLVKDLDWKWVIFWSYVFGSCLNHSMTLAIHEISHNFPFGHHKAVWNRWFGIFANLPIGVPYSVSFKRYHMDHHRYLGADGIDVDIPTNFEGWFFCTTFRKLVWVILQPLFYAFRPLFINPKPITYLEIINTVTQIIFDIIVYYVFGIKSLVYMLAASLLGLGLHPISGHFIAEHYMFLKGHETYSYYGPLNLLTFNVGYHNEHHDFPNVPGKNLPLVRKIAAEYYDKLPQYNSWIKVLYDFVMDDTISPYSRMKRPPKGSENLD from the exons caaagTATCCAGAGATAAAATCCTTGATGAAGCCTGACCCCAACCTGATCTGGATCATAACTGCGATGCTTCTTGTCCAGCTGATTTCACTTTACCTAGTGAAAGACTTGGATTGGAAATGGGTCATATTTTGGTCCTATGTTTTTGGCAGTTGCCTTAACCACTCAATGACTCTGGCTATCCATGAGATTTCCCACAATTTCCCCTTTGGCCACCACAAGGCGGTATGGAACCGCTGGTTTGGAATATTTGCTAACCTCCCTATTGGAGTTCCATATTCAGTTTCCTTTAAGAGATACCACATGGACCATCATCGATACCTCGGAGCTGATGGCATTGATGTGGATATTCCTACCAATTTTGAGGGCTGGTTCTTCTGCACCACCTTCAGGAAGCTTGTCTGGGTTATCCTTCAGCCTCTCTTTTATGCTTTTAGACCCCTGTTCATCAATCCCAAACCAATTACTTATCTGGAAATCATCAATACTGTGACCCAGATCATTTTTGACATTATAGTTTACTATGTTTTTGGAATTAAATCTCTAGTCTACATGTTGGCAGCCTCCCTGCTTGGCCTAGGTTTGCACCCAATTTCTGGGCATTTTATAGCTGAACATTACATGTTCTTAAAGGGACACGAAACATACTCATATTATGGGCCTCTGAATCTGCTGACCTTCAATGTGGGCTATCATAATGAACACCATGACTTCCCCAACGTTCCTGGAAAAAACCTGCCCCTG GTGAGGAAAATAGCAGCGGAGTACTACGATAAACTCCCCCAGTACAACTCCTGGATCAAAGTACTGTATGATTTTGTGATGGATGACACAATAAGTCCCTACTCACGGATGAAGAGGCCTCCAAAAGGGAGTGAGAATCTGGACTAA